GCTTGCTCAATAGCAGCGGAAGCTATATCAACAGCTACAACTTCGTATCCCAGGGCCGCCAGCCTGGCAGCGGCCGTACCCGGTCCGGTGCCCAGCTCCAGTAACCGCCCGGGCAAAGGGGCATATTCCGACAGGGCTATGATCAGATCTTCGTCAAGGCAATCTGTATACCAGGGCATATCCTCAACTGAGACCGCATTATAGAAATTTTCCCAGGTTTGACCGCTGGGACCCCGACCTCTTTTTTCCGACAACTCGAGCCTGGACTTCGTAAGGTCCGAGAGGCTGCCTCTGGCCACCAGTTCAATATTATGGCCGTCAGGGTCTTTGAGAGTCAGCACTTGCTCCATTCCCGGCCGTTCTGACGGGCCGTTCACTTGAAGACCCAAAGCCCTGAGCCTGTCCTGAGCCTGCAGGAGTTCCCATATTGGCAGCCAAAAAGTCATTGTTATCCCCTCTTTATCTTGGGGACACTCCATGAATCGCAGGGCAGTCTGCCCGGTTGATACCTCCCATGTTCCACCCGGCAGGGCCCTTGCCATCATGCCGAGCTTGTCCCGGTAAAATTCCAGGGACTTTAAACGGTCACTCACCGGCACAATTACACGGCGTACCCCCCGCAAAACGAGTGGAACCTCAAGAGCTTTAGCAGTGCTATCTTCCATGTCTTTCTTTCCGATGCACGCATCACACATGATTATATTGAAAAAGTCTGAAATATGAGTAAATATTATACTGTATATTTCGCTCTTGAGAAGAAATCCTTGACAGTTCCAGAAACCATTTCTATTATTCAGGCGCAGTTCGTTGCGGGAATAACTCAGTGGTAGAGTGCAACCTTGCCAAGGTTGAAGTCGCGGGTTCAAATCCCGTTTCCCGCTCCAGTCATTAAAATAGCAGGGCAGCAATGGCTGCCCTTTTTCTTTCCTGGCAGTTATGAAAAGATCTTCTTTCCATATTATGGTCTGCCTCGCCGCGCTGTTAATTTTCATGTTCAACATGAAAATTTCCGCGGTGTCCGGTCCAAACAACCCCAAGGTAAAGCAGGTCACAACCACCTTGAGCGGCCGGGTGGATCTCTGTCTTTCCTGCCACAAGAAAAAACCGGATAAAGCCCACGGAAGGGAAATCCTGGGATGTGCCGTGTGTCATAGGGGAAATCCGCTCTCCGGTGACAAGCAACGGGCACACCTGGGAATGGTCCTGAATCCCGGGGAACTTCGATTTGCAGATAAGACCTGCGGCCAGTCCGCTTGCCACCCAAATCAGGTTACCTGGGTCAAGAACTCACTCATGGCTACAAATCGCGGCATCATCAGCACACTTCGCTTTTACTGGGGAGAGACATCTGACCACAATGAGGACATTTCGGTAAAAATACTGAAAGACACCGGCATGAACTCCCTTGCCCTTGACTACTACAGGAAGTTGTGCGGAAGCTGCCATCTGTGGGTCGAGCGCAGAAGCCTTCCCAGCTTTCTGGCATACAAGGGCGGGGGATGCACCGCCTGTCACCTTGTCAAGGACAGAGGTCAAAAGGCAAAGGAAGAGAGACATCCCGGGATAATTAAGGTCATCCCTATGGACAACTGTGTCCTGTGTCACAACCGGAGTGGACGTATCGGGCTGTCCTATCAGGGAAAATTTGAGTCAGAGGGCTACGGCACCCCGTATGAAGAGGGTGATTTCTCATCCAGAGAATTAGCTGACGGCCGTTTTTACAGGATATTTAAGGATGATGTCCATCACGAAAAAGGGCTCACCTGCATTGATTGCCATACCCAAAAAGAAATTATGGGAGACGGAAAACGCCATGCCCATTTCGAAAAGCAACTGGAGGTTACATGCCGGGACTGTCACGGGACCTCTAATCACCAAGTCACCAGGTCACCGAATTCACCCGGGCTCCCCGAACTCAAGATCCTGGAAAAAGACGGATCATTTTTCCTTGAGAATAAGCAAAACAAGAAGCTTCATCCGCTCCACGCCCCGAATCCGGTTGCCTGCATGCATCCCGCCCACCGTCGCCTGTCTTGCCAGGCCTGCCACAGTACATGGGTGCCTCAATGCTACGGCTGTCATATCCGGATGGACGGAAGCAAGACCCAACTGGATAAAATTGCGATAAAAGAGACCCCCGGGCTGTGGGAAGAGTTTCGTTCATTTATCCGCTATGAATATCCGCCTTTGGGGATATTTGAACATGACACGGAAAGACCGGGGATTCCTTCTGAAAAGGACCTGCTTCAAGCCGAGACCGGAGAAGTGGTTGTCCTTGTACCCGGGTGACAGGACTTTATTTCCTTCCTGGATGGAGGCGGCAAATGGAAACGTAATTTCAAGCGACTTACTGTCTCATGGATGGACCCTCATACCACGCAAAAGGCGGGGCGCCCCTGCAGGGAATGCCATCAGGACCCCAGGACCTTGGGGCTCGGTCGAGGCAGTTTATCATTCGGACCTGATGGATGGAGGTTCATCTCGTCTCTTTCCGGTCCTTCCGGTTCCCTGGGCACAGATCACCCCCTGGACGCCTTTGTTGACATAAAAGGCAGGCCCCTGGTCCGCACGTCAAGAAAGGGACTCAGGCCCTTCAACTCACGCGAAATTGACAGGATACTCTATGTTGGGCTCTGTCTTCCATGCCACACGAATTTTGACGACCCCGTTATGAAGACATGGACCCCGGGAAACGCCCCCCTCCCCTGTTCGCGAATTGTTATCATGCCGGCGCCCCGAACCGCATGGCAAGCCGTATCCCGGCCTCGTAAACACCTATCAGCGGGAAAAAGATAAGCACTTGTGAGAACACGTCCGTTGGGACAAGCAGCACTGCCAATACATACAGGGCTATGTAACCGGCTCTTCTGTGCCTTGAAAAATATCCCGTGGACACGATACCGCAACGGGTGGCAAGTGCCATAAGGAATGGAATTTCGAAAACCATACCAAAAACAAAGATGGCCTTGAGGGAAAAAATCATATAACTCTGCAGTCTTGGCATTGCCTCCAGTCCCTGGTTTGCAAAGCCTAAAGTAATGGAGAAAGCAACAGGCATTATGACCCAGTAGCCAAAAAGACCCCCTGAAATAAACAGGCCTGTACCCCAGAACATAAAACTCTTTATAAGCTTTTTCTCTTTGTCATACAGGCCTGGAGCCGCAAACATCCATGCCTGATACAAGATCATCGGAGTGGAAAGGATGACAGCACTCCAGAAGGCGACTTTGAGATAGGTCATGAAACCCTCTGTGAGGGCCGTAAATACCAAAGAGCTGCCAGGAGGCAGTGCCTGATGGACCGGATAGAAAAGTATGGAAACAAGGAGGTCTGAGAATGCATAGCAGATCGCAAAAGTCACTGCCATGGTGACAAAGCAGGTGATCAGTCGACGCCTGAGCTCAACAAGGTGTACCCTGAATGGAAGATGCTCAAAAGACATCTCATTGACCACAATACTCAGGGGCTGTCTTTGGAATTGCTCGTACCACTTTTCCCTATGTTATCAGAATACGGCGATTTACTGTAATCTTTCTCCTGTTCTTCCGCCTGGATATTATCCTTGCGGGCTTCACGGCCATCTGCCGCTTTTTGCCCTGACAATGAATCTCCATTGACCAAATCGGACCAGCCGGATTCAGTCCGGTCCTCTGCCGCCTGACTTATGTCTTTTCCCAGGGACTCGATATCAAGCTGGCTTTTAAGCTCCTCTGACGCCCTCTTTAATTCCCCTATATAACGTGCAATCTGTCCGGCAAGCTGAGGAAGCTTATCCGGCCCGAGCACTATCAAGGCCAATGCCAGAATCAAGAGCAACTCCGGAAGTCCTATGCCAAACATCGGCTATCCCCTCTTGAAGGACCTCCTGTTCCTGCCGCCCAGCATACAGAGGACCTCATAACTGATAGTGCCGCCCCACTGCGCCAGCTCTTCAACCCTTATAACTTCGCTTCTCTGCCTGCCCAGGAGCACGACTTCCTCACCGGGAGCTGCTCCATCAAGCGCGGAAACGTCGGCCATAAGGGCCCTCATGCAAATACGCCCAACCACGGGGCAACGCCTGCCCCTGATAAGGACCCTGGACTTGTTGGACATGGATCGCAGATAACCGTCGTCATAACCGACAGGCACTACAGCTATCCTGGAAGGTCTTTTGGTAAAAAAACTGTGACCGTAGCTCACCGGTGAACCCTTGGGTAAATTGCGTACCGCTATGATTTTACTATAAAAACTCATGGCGGGCCGCAATTCAAGGCCTTTTTCGCTTTGAGGACCAGGATAGGAACCATAAATGGCCAGCCCGGGCCTGACCATATCATAACGGGCAGAAGGAAAATGGATCAGGCCAGCTGAATTGGCCAGATGAACAGTTGAAGGTCTCCATCCCATGTCTTTTACCTTGTCTAAAACTGATGCAAATGTATTGAGCTGAACCATGTTAAATGGATCAAGAGGATCATCAGCAGATGATAAGTGAGAATACAGACCTTCAAGGTTCAAGTGCGGCCATCGATCCGGCTCCTTAACAACTTGATAGAGTTCATCCGGCGAAAAACCCAGGCGCCCCATGCCGGTATCCACTTTGAGATGTACCTTGCATATTTTATCCCTCACAGATGCAGTATGCTCAAGAGTGTCCAGGGAATGAATGTCGGTTACACCTGGAATTAAGTTAAGCGCCAGGACCTCTTTCTCTGCTCCTGGAGGTAACCCCGACATGAACAGAATGGGAGCGGTTATCCCTCCTTCCCTCAGAGCAATTGCCTCTTCAGCCTCTGAAATGCCAAATCCCCACACACCGGCCGATTCAAGTACCTGGCTGACCTCTATCAATCCATGGCCATAGGCATCGGATTTTACCACCGCCACAATACGAACACCTGTACTTTTCAAAAGTCCTTTAAGAATGGCGAGATTATGGCTTATGGCCGTGAGGTCTATTTCAATTCGGTTAAGGTCTGTATAAGACATGAGTTATCTCTCAAGATTCATAGAGGCAAGAATTATCAGTGTTTGAATTAAGATCTATATATACTGCAAAAAGCGATTCTGCCCAAATATCTCCGGAGCCACGGCCGTGCCCGGAATGAATACAAAAAGAAGTAAATATTCTTATGAACCCTTGGTCCACTGTGCAGACCGTTCACTGACAGGGGATATTTCTTTTCACTTAACACTTCAGCCCCTTGTTTTCTTAAGGCTTTTGACATGGGGGAGTCTTGCCCCCTCCCCGTTCTCCTTCGCTGCGCTCAGNNNNNNNNNNNNNNNNNNNNNNNNNNNNNNNNNNNNNNNNNNNNNNNNNNNNNNNNNNNNNNNNNNNNNNNNNNNNNNNNNNNNNNNNNNNNNNNNNNNNNNNNNNNNNNNNNNNNNNNNNNNNCAGGGGATATTTCTTTTCACTTAACACTTCAGCCCCTTGTTTTCTTAAGGCTTTTGACATGGGGGAGTCTTGCCCCCTCCCCGTTCTCCTTCGCTGCGCTCAGGAGCCGGGGTTTCCCCCACAGCAAAAGCCGAGAAAACTACGGGGGCTTCCGTTAAACTGTTCAAAGAAATATCCCCTGCCAGTGAACGGTTGCCATCCGTGCCCCCTGCCGCAGGAGCGGTTTGCCTTTTACAGGGTTTCGATCGCGGGCCAAATTGCACTGCCTCTTTCGGTCTGCAATGAGTTAGCTTTGAAACCCGGAAAAAGGCAACCGGTTCAAGGCAGGATATAAAGGACGAGAAGAATAGATGTGCTGAATATAAGACTGCCTGGGAGGAACGGATAGAGGATATTGTTACATGAATATGATGCGGCGGCGGGGGCCATCTATCGGCACATATATCCCACCTGTTCCTCTATCTCTCGTGCACAGGCAACCTGTTCTTCGGGTGGCAAATCGATGTTTAGCGTATACGTTGCCAGATCTATTTCAACTGTTCCCCCGTGTCTGGCTACGATAGACTGGATAATAAACAAGGACGTGGCCCTGGCTTTGGACTTCTCGGAACTCGACAATACATAATCCTCGGCCATACGTGCGGCATCATCTTCCCCGCTCAGTCCTGATGTATCTGGTGCGTGCCAGTAATAATGCTCTCTCATGACAACGCCTCCTTTATGGATTAGAGCGTCTTATTCCACAATGCAGGTCTATCCTGCACGCTCTGATAATTAGTAAAGCAAGAAGCGTGCCGTTTAACTGAAAGATTGCCGACTGCTGTTGGGGACTGACTATGGGGCCGGGATAGGCCGGGCTGGATTATGCCGGGAACCCTGCATCATGTCATTGCCAAGAACATTGAACAAAAAAGATCGTAACTGATTTTAACTTTTTACAAAACTCCTCAACCCCCGGCTTCTGCTGGGATGTCTCAACTTTCTCAAGGCCTTCTGTTCTATCTGACGTATACGCTCTCTGGTAACAAAGAAGTCCCTGCCAACCTCTTCAAGGGTGTGATCTGACTGCTCTCCGATCCCGAAACGCATTCGAAGTATTTTCTCTTCTCTCGGGGTTAATGTGCCGAGAGCAATCCTTGTCTGTTCCGCTAAATTTGTACCTATGACAGTCTCATCCGGGGTCTTGGCCTCTTTGTCCTCGATAAAATCCACTAAGTGGCTGTTTTCGCCATCTCCTATGGGAGTCTCTAAGGATATGGGATCTCTGGCCATCTTTAATATCTGTGATACCTTGTCCCTGGGCAATCCCAGGGTCTCGGCAACCCTCTCGGGAGTGGGCTCCTTCCCGGTCTCTTGAATAAGGGCACTTGTGGCCCAAACAACCTTGTTCATGGTCTCCACCATATGGACAGGTATGCGAATTGTCCTGGACTGATCGGCAATAGCCCTGTTAATCGCCTGACGAATCCACCAGGTTGCATAGGTGCTGAACTTGTAACCTCTTTTATATTCGAATTTATCAACGGCCTTCATAAGACCTATGTTGCCTTCTTGTATGAGGTCAGAAAGATGCAGACCCCGATGGAAATATCTCTTGGCGATGCTGACAACAAGACGGAGATTGGCCCAGACAAGACACTTTTTGGCGTCTCTGGCAAGACTGACTCCTTCATTGAACCTGGAAATAACACTTTCCAGTTCTCTGGCACAGAGCCCGAACCTCGCCAAAAGTTCGCCTTCTGAAACAGCGCTTAATTTCCGCTTTTCCTTGTTGAATGCCTGGCACAACAGATCTTGAAAACATTTTTCGATTCGCCCTTTCCCTAAGGTCTTCATCATTGAAGACCGGTTTTCCGCGAGCGCCTGTTTAATAGCACCCATGGCATCATCGTCCAGGCCGGGCTTTATGGAACTCAGAAGCCTGCGATTTTTCACCTGAAGCTTTTGGATCTCATCCAGAATATCTCTGAGGTGGGCTTTCCCGCTTCCTGAATTGGCTGTTTTTTTTGCTTTAATGTAATCCGAATCATTTTCAGCCACACAACCAACATTCTTTACAATGACCCGCGCTTTCTTGAGAAAGGCATCAACTACATCCGGGATGGATAATGAGGCCTCTACGAACGCCCGCTCTCCTTCCTCCATAGCCTTTGCTATGGCGACCTCCTCTGCCCTGCCAAAAACCCTGTCTCCCATCTCCTTGAGATAGATTTTTACCGGGTCAACATCCCCGCCACCCTTTCCTTCATATAGATAAAAGTCCTTTACATCATCCCCGGATCTATCAGTAATAACTTCGACAGGTTTTAACTCATCCCCTGCAAGCAATCCCGGCGCAGAACCGCCGATTAACTCATGCACGCCCTTATCATCTTGATCAATATCTCCGTATAGGCCGTGCTCTCCTTCATACTTTCCCCAACATGTCCGGTCCCGGCTCTTCCGGCCGGCCTTCTTTGTTCCTTGAAAAACAGGTTCTTTGACATTTTCCCCCCAATCGGAAAGCTGGGCTTCCGCCAAGCAGTGCAAATCACGACTCCCTTCTTCCCTCATCAATCCCTCCTTTTTCGCAGAGACGACATCAAGTCAGACAAAGCGCGGTCTTGCAGTTATTGAAGATGCTTACCTGAGCTGCAGCAACTGCCTTAAAAGACCTTCATCATCCGCCTCCGCAGGGGCCTTTATCTGTTCCAGAACATGCCACCTCAAGACCTTGTTGCGACGACCCTCACAATATCTCTTCAGCCCTGAAAGCATCTCCTGCTCTCTATCCTTAAAAGGGGATAGATCTGCAGAAAGTCTCATGGCCAAGGCCTTCAATTCAGGTACAGGCTCAAGCTGATTATATAGCTCTGAAAGATTGAGATCCCCCGACATGCTGTAGAGATGCGACATTGCCATCCAAAGATCCCTCAAGGATGGAACCTCGAGCCACAGATCAAGACCGGCATCCAAGAAACTTTCCATATACTGGGGATGACCGAGCAGGAAACCAATCAGCTTGGCCTCCGCCCTGTTTCCAGGACACTCGCGGGTTTTGACCCCGGCAGATGGCTCATAACGCTTTCTGATATTGGGAACGACGGTACTGGAATTGCGGACATTCAGACGTTCCCAAAGGATTTCCTCCCTTATCCCAACTTTCTGGGCTACATGTCCTGCCAGAAGCGATTTTCTGACAGGATCATTGACAGATTGAAGGATCAGCAGCACGTCTTCTAATGTTCTGAATTTACCTTCCGGGTCCTTTCCGTAAGACAACAGGCCCTGCTGAATCGCAAAATCAAGACCGGAGCCGGCTGTATCTGCCAGGGACTCCCAGGCCTTCCGGCCTTCCCGCCTGACAAAGCTGTCCGGGTCATCCTCAGCGGGAAGATTAAGCACCCTGACCCTGAGATCCAGTTTGTAAAAGAACGGAAGCGCCCTGAGGGCGGCCTTGACCCCTGCGGCATCACCGTCAAAAACCAGAATCCAGTCCCTGCAAAGTCCTTTCAACCGCCTGACATGATCCTCGGTCAAGGCCGTACCGAGTGTTGCAACGACCTGATCTATATCGGACTGAGCCAGGGCCAGAAGATCCATGTATCCTTCAACCACATAGCCCCTGCCAGCCCGTCTGATTGCCCCCTTGTTTTGAAACAGGCCGTAAAGGACCTTACTCTTATTATAGACAGGTGTTTCGGGAGAATTCAGATACTTGGGCTGGCCATCTCCCAGAATACGACCGCCAAAAGCCACTACCTTTCCGGACCTGCCGAGGATGGGAAAGATGATCCTCCCACGGAAACGGTCATAGTGCCCCTTCCCGCTCTTCCTGGAGACGATCAGTCCCGCCTTTTCTGCCTTATCCAGCGACAATCCTTCAGTCTTTAAATAATTGATAAGGCCATCCCAGCGATCATCGGCCCAGCCAAGCCGGAATCGGGAAATTATCCCGGATTTCAGGCCGCGGCCTTCAAGATATGCCCGTGCGTCACCGGCCCCGGATGAATGAAGGAGATTTTGGTGATAGAACCCTGCTGCCGCCAGATTGAGACTGACTAATTCTTCAGCCTCCAAGCGATGCTTTTGATCCCGGGACGATCTCGGTCTTTCAGGAATGATTATACCGTAACGGTCGGCCAGGGCCTTCACTGCTTCCACAAAGCTCATGCCCTGCATCTTCATGAGAAACTTGAAGACATCTCCGCCTTCGCCGCATCCGAAACAGTAAAATTTTTGTTTTTCTTCGCTGACTGAAAAGGAAGGATCTTTATCCGGATGGAATGGACAGAGGCCGATCCAGTTCCGGCCTCTTTTTTTCAACGACACGTATTCTCCGATGACCTGTCGGATATCCGAAGCTTCAAGCACACTTCTGAGGACGTCTTCAGGAATATACGAACTCATGCCAT
Above is a genomic segment from Deltaproteobacteria bacterium containing:
- the alr gene encoding alanine racemase; the encoded protein is MSYTDLNRIEIDLTAISHNLAILKGLLKSTGVRIVAVVKSDAYGHGLIEVSQVLESAGVWGFGISEAEEAIALREGGITAPILFMSGLPPGAEKEVLALNLIPGVTDIHSLDTLEHTASVRDKICKVHLKVDTGMGRLGFSPDELYQVVKEPDRWPHLNLEGLYSHLSSADDPLDPFNMVQLNTFASVLDKVKDMGWRPSTVHLANSAGLIHFPSARYDMVRPGLAIYGSYPGPQSEKGLELRPAMSFYSKIIAVRNLPKGSPVSYGHSFFTKRPSRIAVVPVGYDDGYLRSMSNKSRVLIRGRRCPVVGRICMRALMADVSALDGAAPGEEVVLLGRQRSEVIRVEELAQWGGTISYEVLCMLGGRNRRSFKRG
- the tatC gene encoding twin-arginine translocase subunit TatC — its product is MSFEHLPFRVHLVELRRRLITCFVTMAVTFAICYAFSDLLVSILFYPVHQALPPGSSLVFTALTEGFMTYLKVAFWSAVILSTPMILYQAWMFAAPGLYDKEKKLIKSFMFWGTGLFISGGLFGYWVIMPVAFSITLGFANQGLEAMPRLQSYMIFSLKAIFVFGMVFEIPFLMALATRCGIVSTGYFSRHRRAGYIALYVLAVLLVPTDVFSQVLIFFPLIGVYEAGIRLAMRFGAPA
- a CDS encoding amino acid ABC transporter substrate-binding protein, whose amino-acid sequence is MKRSSFHIMVCLAALLIFMFNMKISAVSGPNNPKVKQVTTTLSGRVDLCLSCHKKKPDKAHGREILGCAVCHRGNPLSGDKQRAHLGMVLNPGELRFADKTCGQSACHPNQVTWVKNSLMATNRGIISTLRFYWGETSDHNEDISVKILKDTGMNSLALDYYRKLCGSCHLWVERRSLPSFLAYKGGGCTACHLVKDRGQKAKEERHPGIIKVIPMDNCVLCHNRSGRIGLSYQGKFESEGYGTPYEEGDFSSRELADGRFYRIFKDDVHHEKGLTCIDCHTQKEIMGDGKRHAHFEKQLEVTCRDCHGTSNHQVTRSPNSPGLPELKILEKDGSFFLENKQNKKLHPLHAPNPVACMHPAHRRLSCQACHSTWVPQCYGCHIRMDGSKTQLDKIAIKETPGLWEEFRSFIRYEYPPLGIFEHDTERPGIPSEKDLLQAETGEVVVLVPG
- a CDS encoding DNA primase encodes the protein MSSYIPEDVLRSVLEASDIRQVIGEYVSLKKRGRNWIGLCPFHPDKDPSFSVSEEKQKFYCFGCGEGGDVFKFLMKMQGMSFVEAVKALADRYGIIIPERPRSSRDQKHRLEAEELVSLNLAAAGFYHQNLLHSSGAGDARAYLEGRGLKSGIISRFRLGWADDRWDGLINYLKTEGLSLDKAEKAGLIVSRKSGKGHYDRFRGRIIFPILGRSGKVVAFGGRILGDGQPKYLNSPETPVYNKSKVLYGLFQNKGAIRRAGRGYVVEGYMDLLALAQSDIDQVVATLGTALTEDHVRRLKGLCRDWILVFDGDAAGVKAALRALPFFYKLDLRVRVLNLPAEDDPDSFVRREGRKAWESLADTAGSGLDFAIQQGLLSYGKDPEGKFRTLEDVLLILQSVNDPVRKSLLAGHVAQKVGIREEILWERLNVRNSSTVVPNIRKRYEPSAGVKTRECPGNRAEAKLIGFLLGHPQYMESFLDAGLDLWLEVPSLRDLWMAMSHLYSMSGDLNLSELYNQLEPVPELKALAMRLSADLSPFKDREQEMLSGLKRYCEGRRNKVLRWHVLEQIKAPAEADDEGLLRQLLQLR
- the rpoD gene encoding RNA polymerase sigma factor RpoD, with protein sequence MGDRVFGRAEEVAIAKAMEEGERAFVEASLSIPDVVDAFLKKARVIVKNVGCVAENDSDYIKAKKTANSGSGKAHLRDILDEIQKLQVKNRRLLSSIKPGLDDDAMGAIKQALAENRSSMMKTLGKGRIEKCFQDLLCQAFNKEKRKLSAVSEGELLARFGLCARELESVISRFNEGVSLARDAKKCLVWANLRLVVSIAKRYFHRGLHLSDLIQEGNIGLMKAVDKFEYKRGYKFSTYATWWIRQAINRAIADQSRTIRIPVHMVETMNKVVWATSALIQETGKEPTPERVAETLGLPRDKVSQILKMARDPISLETPIGDGENSHLVDFIEDKEAKTPDETVIGTNLAEQTRIALGTLTPREEKILRMRFGIGEQSDHTLEEVGRDFFVTRERIRQIEQKALRKLRHPSRSRGLRSFVKS